In Pseudomonadaceae bacterium SI-3, the sequence AGCATTTGAAGCGACGGCGATACACCGAAAACAATTCGATCAGATCAACATCTTGTAGAATCTCTACTGTGCCAGCTCGCTTGCATTCACGACTTACCCACAGCCATTCATCACATGCTGGAAGATTGGCAATGCGCTTAGATGCTGTTTTGGTGTTACGTGCTTTAGTGCGGCAGGAGACAGAACAGAATTTAGCGGCGTATTGGCTGGTGCTGAATTCAGTGTTGCAGTGTTGGCAGACTCGGGTTCGTACTACTGGCATTTTTATTATCCTCAAGATATGGGAATTGATGTTCTTGTTTGCAAATCAGTTTATTCAGGAAGTGAGTGACGTTGCCTGTCTCTCCACTACGTTGATACAGATCGAGAAGCACTGATGCCGCTTGGTCACTGAGCTTAACTTTCATTAGATTTACTCTTTGTTAAAAGGCTGGATGGCTTGTGGTTACTGGCTTACAGGCATATGTGTTGTTATGCGTAATTACTACTGTTCTATTTTCAATGTTTTGAACTCCTCCTTCAATTCTTGCTCCACAATCCAGGCCTGTAGCTGCGACAGGACGACCGATGTAAGGCTTCGTCCGTTAGCTACTTCCCTGAAACGATCCAGCAGTGACTCGTTGTATGTGGTAGTGATCTTCTTCGTAGACTTAGGTGCGTCTTTCATTATCGTCAGTCATCAATCAGAGCCACCGCGAACACTTCCATCGCTGCCAGTTGAGTAGGGTCTTTGATCTTAAAGAGCAGAGAGCGAATAGCTTGCTTTTGTTGGTAGCGCTTGACACAACAGTTGTTGCTGCAAGTGACGTGGTTTTTGCGATGTGGTGTAAATAGCTCGTTGCACCACGCGCAGCTGATTTGTTTTTCTTCGGACATGGTTTTCCTCCAGTGGTTAGGATAATTAACAGTTAGTTTGGATCGAGTACGGACGGAGTTTCTTTGACGCATAAAGAAGCCCAACAGTTTTAAATGCTGGGCTTCAAGGTAAGGGTGAAAGACTCAAGGGACCAGCTTGAATCTTTCAGACACCACTGCAAGAAGAAGTGAGGAGTGATGTCTATACTTGAAAGCAGTCCGGCCCATTCGAAAAATGAACTGGTTGCTCGTTAGTATTTGTGGAGCACCGTTTTCACGCTGCTCAGTAGGTAAAAACCTCCTGTTAAGGAGGTGCTGCAAAGCCCTTTGTAGCATTCTAAACTCTTTTCAAAAACTTGAATGCCGGGCACAGCAAAACATAAATGAGGTAATTTTTAATTGGGAGTCGGGGTGTTTAAAGCGAAAGTTTTGCGTAGAAAAATAAAGTGTTCAGTTAGTTCTCTAGCTATATGTAAATTATCTCATATTATACTGGTTAATGTCAAGTAGTTAGGGTTTCACTTAGTTGTTGTTGAGCATAGTGGTAAGGCTGAAAGCCTGATGTAATAAGGCTTGTAGCCGTATTGGCTGATTATAATTATTTTCACTCCAACCATTGTTCCGACAAGCGGTAGTCGGTATGTGGTGAGTGTTTAGTATTAGATGCTATTAAATTTATGTATTTACTTTTATCAGCTTATACATCCAAGTAGATCAGAGAAGGAAACCAAGTAAAAGAAATCAATACCCAGCCATACACCGTTCCCCATTGTTTAGTGGGTAGCATCTTCTCAGATACAAGTGCTTAGACTGAATTAAGATTCTTATGCTTGAAACCTTCCGAGACCTGAGCCGAGTGCGTATTGCTACGCCATCCAAGTGAGTCGTCGTTAGTGAGAATAAATTCTCCAGAGTCGGTCGGCTAAGCCGCTCTGCCAAGTCATAGGACGTATGCTGCGCCTATGATTACCCCCGTGCATTTCACATAGCCCAGAAAGGCTAACAGGACGTTAGGGGAAACGTATCGGCTGTGCCCACACCACGATAGCCGATCTAGTACGAGAAACAGTCGCGGTCGGACGCAGGAAGCTTACGCCACCACGCTTTACCCACCAATTTCAAGGAAGGCATCTATTTTAAACTAAATATTAAATACTGACAAACAAAACTTGCATATATTTATCAACTATGATTGTCCCGCGCTATAGCGCATTAAATCGCCTTATTTGGCTGTAGCTGAGTCGCCGCACGACTGAAAAGCCTATCGTCGTTTTTAACTACGATTTTCCCCACGAAAAAGGCTACTTCGTTCGATGTTCAGGGGAAGGCGAAGGACAGTAAACCAATCACCTTGGCTTTCTGTTCCAAACTCGGACCCTTTGAGTAAAGATCGAACGTAATCATTCCCGTCTCGTGTCCGAACAATCCCGGCATCACTGCCACGTCCGCACCTGCTTGATGCACGAGAGTGATAGCGGTCTTCCTGATGCTGTGGAACACATGCTCTTTTCCGAACCCTGCTGCTGTCTTCAGCCGCCCGAAGCGTTTGCTGAGCGAGTCCAGGCGATTCCCATATTTATTATTGCCACCGGGCAACAGGTAGCCATCTGGGGAAGCTTCAAGCAGCGACGACACAAGATCAGCAATCTGAGGATGGATAGGTACCTCTCGGATACCAGCGGCACTCTTGGCTTCTGTGATCGAGAAGCTGATGGGCACACCGTCTTTAAAGGTAAGGTTGTCGCGGTGAATCCTGCCAATCTCTTCAAGCCGAGCGCCTGTGTACGCACCCAGCGCAATCAGGTCAGCTAAAGGTTGGTCTTTCTTTTCAACTGCCAGAGCGTGCAGGTGTTCAACGTCCCCCTTACTGAATGCATCCCAGCTCACAGCCTCGCCTTTGATCGTTGGATAGTCGTGATCGGCAAAAGGATTGGGCTGGCCTTTGTATTGTTCCCGCCAATCAACATCGTGCTTACAAGCCCATTTCCAAAAGCTGCTGCATGACCATGCGTGTTGCTTCTTAGTTTTTGAGCTGAGAGCGTTCCCGGCCTTGTCTGTTAGCTGATCGAGGTAGGCCGACACCGTGTCGAAGCTCACCGGCTTGCCCGTCTCGTTCAGATACTTTGAAAACTGATCCACTCGACGGGACATCTGGTCGATGGTCTTTGGCTCGATGCCTTTGCGCTCTTGATATAGGCGGAAGGCTTCGATTCTTTTCTGAGTGATGGGGGAGCGGGGCTTGTATACGGTGTGGTCCGCCATGATGCGCATGGCTTCCTCGGTCTCTTCCTGAGATAGCTCGTACTCATCTGCTGTCACTGAGGCTTCAATCTCCCCGAAGAACGCCACCATCTTTTCGACTAGCTGGGCACCGCTGCCGGGGTTCAGATTTGGCAGCTCATCAAGATAGTGCTGGAACGTTACGACAACCTTTTCAGCCAAGTCGGGCCTACCAGCTTCGATAAAGCCTTCAACCACTTCCCGCAATCCTTCGATCCACGATAAATCTACAGGTCCGGTAGCGCTGGTTTGAGCCTTGCTGAACAGGTTGAGGATTCGCCGTTCTTTATTCTTCTGTTGCTCAACCGACTGTGCGTGCAGCTCCTCACGCCATGCGTCCCCTAACAGGGCTTTCCGTTCTTTAGCGTCCCGTATCTCCGCTTTCCATTTCGCCAGCCACGGCAGGCGGCGTTCCATTGCTTCTGAGCGGCGAGCGGTTTTCAACGAGCGTAGAAATACTCGGCTACCACCAAAAGCGGGACGCACTCCCTCGGGAATATCCAAGCGCACGTACCATGTCGATTCTTTCTTTTTCTGAAAAATATGGTCTGCCATGATCCACGCCGGGGCTGAGTGATAGAGTGGGTTCTACTACTCAATTCTACTACTATTGGCGCTGGAAGGCCCGGAATAGCGTCGTTTCTGGCTTGCAGGGGAGAGATTTTAGAGTCCCTATCTCTCCGCCATTCTTCTAGAAGCCCCGTAATTTCATGATTACGGGGCTTCTTCGTTTCTGCGATTTGGTTTGGTCTGGTGGAGCCATCGCTCCGCGACCGCCACCTCACCCTGCGTCGCCTCATCCTTTTCCGTGGCCGGTGCTAGAGTCGGACCAGAGCTACGCGCGCCTTTCTTCCGAGATGTCCCAGTCTGTTCAGATTGGCTTGCCAGAGAAGTTCTGGCGGCAGAACTATTTGTTTCTATACAAAATATAAATACATATAATATAGTTCGTGCACGTTATCGGCGGGATACGAAAAGCGTTGTCAGGCACGCGTTCGGTGGGTTCGCGGTTCATCATCAGCCGCACGCCAGGCGCTCAAAGCTCTTTTCTCAGGGACATAACCACGTGAAGACCATCAGTGTTCAAGGCAGCATGGGTAACGGCTTTGCAATCGAAGTGGCTTGCGGCAATCACCGAGTACTCATTGATCAGCCGCGCGCCGCGTTCGGTACTGATACCGGGCCGAGCCCTTTGGAGCTGGTCTTGGCGGCGCTTGCGGGGTGCTTCGGAACGATCGGTCGTTTCCTCGCCCACCAGCGCAAGGTGGAGCTGCGTGGCATGCGCTTCGAAGTCGAGGCGGACTACGATCCGGCCGGGTTGCTCGGGCGGGACACCAGCGTGCGGCCGGGCTTCGAGGAAGTGCGTCTTCGGGTGGATATCGATGCTGACATGACGCTGGAGCAAAAACAGGAATTCCTCGCCGAGGTAGAGCGCCGGTGTCCGTTGGCAGACAACCTGCTGCGTGGCACGCGTCTGCACAGCGAGTTGGCAGGCTGAGAGCTGAAGCCGAACACCCGCTAAAGCAAAGGGCAGCTGGGCGCGGAGGGCGCGGAGGGCGCTGAAGCGCTTTGGCGTAGTGGGCTGGACGGTTAGATAAATTGGTTTTTTCGGCGCTGGCGTGCGCGCCCCGTGCGGCAGCACATAGGTAATCCGCGGCAGCGCCGTAGCTGCCTGGTCGCAGGACGGTTCGATGATCGCCGGCCCTGTTGATTTTCGATTCCATTCATCGCATTCGGCCGCTAGGCCCCCAAGGAGTTTTTATGCGCTATCTGTTGCCCTTGAGCTGTTTGGCGTTGAGCTTGTCTGCCCAAGCAGAGCCACTGGGTCCATTGATCAGTGAGGGGATGGCACTCATTCCTCCATTTCAGCAGCAGCTGATGGCCACGGTGAAGTCCGCTGTGGAAAGTGGCGGACCGCAACAGGCGGTGCAGGCCTGCCAGCAAATGGCGCCGCAGATCACTGCCGAGCATAGCGAGGCGCCTTGGCGGGTGGGTCGCACGGCACTGAAGCTGCGCAACCAGGACAATGCCCCCGATCCCTGGGAGCGCGCTGTGCTGGAGCAGTTTCAGCAGCGCGCTGCGGAGGGGGAGCCGCTGCAAAACATGTCGCATGCCGAAATGGTGGACGGTGAGTTTCGAATGATGAAGGCCATTCCCACTGGCGAGGCGTGTCTGGCCTGTCATGGTGGTTCGATCAAACCCGAGCTGGCGGCGCTGATTGACCAGTATTATCCCGAGGACGAAGCTCGGGGCTTCAAGCTTGCGGAGCTGCGGGGCGCTTTCACCCTCAGGCGCGCTGTCGACTAGCCGTCTGCTTTACTGACCTGCCCGTGGCCGCCCGGCTGCGGCGCACGGAGAATGTAGTCATGCATTCGGACAGCGTCTCCACATACAAGCTGTAGCATCCCGCCGCTTTGCTCATGCGCCGATGCGTCCTGCCACGCTGGCCAGTCCAGACGCCGGGTGTAACAAGGCTGATGCCGTCCACAGTCGCAGACGGCAACTCAGGTCGTCGCCAGCGCGATGGTCAGCCAATCATCGTTTCTGCGAATCCTCTTCGTCATCTACGCGCTCGTCGTCTCCGTGAGCGTTTTCGATCGTGTCCTCGGTTAAACGTGGTTGCGGGTCTTCGCCGGTAGGGTTCTGGTAGCCATGTGCGCTTGCCTCGTTGTTGAGGTCCTGCTGGGCCTGGCTGTTGGTGTCGGCCGGCTCAGGCTCGGTCGGCTCCTGATTGGCCGATGCGGCGGTTGCTAGCAGGGCTAGTAACACTGATGAAGCGATGCTCAAGCTCTTCATTTGATATCCCTCGACTGTTTGCGGGCTCCATGTTTCGGACCTGCAGCGGCTGACGTTCGTTCGTGTCTGCTGCTGGACGGGCCGCGCATAGAGCGGTGCTTCCCGACAGGGGTGGGGCACCCAGTCGTATTTGGACTGTCTCAGCTGGGAATCACTTACCGAGACGCTACATGATCGATTGGTTAATGAAGAACCAGCAGCTCGTTTCGTTGCTGATCTCCTTGAGCACGCTTCTGGTGTGGATGTTCTATGCGCATTTGCTCCTGCGAAACTTCAGACGGCAGCGTCAGCCGAGCCTGCTTATCAATCGAGGCGCAGGCAAAGGGCTTGGCTCGCTTTGCATCATCTCCAACATGAGTGCCGAGCCGATGTTCATCAATCAGCTCGTGGTCTCGGTGGTGACGTCACGTGGGCCCTTGGAAGTGGACATCACCGACATTCGCCAGAGCATGGAAGATGACGTGTCCCCCGACCTCGCCATCCACCAGACCACCCACCAGGGGCCGTTAAGCAGTGGTGATTTCATTCACGTCGGGACCTTTCAGGGTATGTTGCGGCGAGTTGCCGAGCTCAATGGCATCGAGCTTCAAGGCCATCAGCCCGTGGGTGACTGGCAGTTCCACTGCA encodes:
- a CDS encoding glutamate synthase; the protein is MLPLSCLALSLSAQAEPLGPLISEGMALIPPFQQQLMATVKSAVESGGPQQAVQACQQMAPQITAEHSEAPWRVGRTALKLRNQDNAPDPWERAVLEQFQQRAAEGEPLQNMSHAEMVDGEFRMMKAIPTGEACLACHGGSIKPELAALIDQYYPEDEARGFKLAELRGAFTLRRAVD
- a CDS encoding integrase, which produces MADHIFQKKKESTWYVRLDIPEGVRPAFGGSRVFLRSLKTARRSEAMERRLPWLAKWKAEIRDAKERKALLGDAWREELHAQSVEQQKNKERRILNLFSKAQTSATGPVDLSWIEGLREVVEGFIEAGRPDLAEKVVVTFQHYLDELPNLNPGSGAQLVEKMVAFFGEIEASVTADEYELSQEETEEAMRIMADHTVYKPRSPITQKRIEAFRLYQERKGIEPKTIDQMSRRVDQFSKYLNETGKPVSFDTVSAYLDQLTDKAGNALSSKTKKQHAWSCSSFWKWACKHDVDWREQYKGQPNPFADHDYPTIKGEAVSWDAFSKGDVEHLHALAVEKKDQPLADLIALGAYTGARLEEIGRIHRDNLTFKDGVPISFSITEAKSAAGIREVPIHPQIADLVSSLLEASPDGYLLPGGNNKYGNRLDSLSKRFGRLKTAAGFGKEHVFHSIRKTAITLVHQAGADVAVMPGLFGHETGMITFDLYSKGPSLEQKAKVIGLLSFAFP
- a CDS encoding osmotically inducible protein C; this translates as MGNGFAIEVACGNHRVLIDQPRAAFGTDTGPSPLELVLAALAGCFGTIGRFLAHQRKVELRGMRFEVEADYDPAGLLGRDTSVRPGFEEVRLRVDIDADMTLEQKQEFLAEVERRCPLADNLLRGTRLHSELAG